In Streptomyces longhuiensis, the following proteins share a genomic window:
- the tatA gene encoding Sec-independent protein translocase subunit TatA, translated as MFRNGLEPWHLLIVAIVVIVLFGSKKLPDTARALGKSLRILKSETAAMKTDEVEERRDTAAS; from the coding sequence ATGTTCCGCAACGGTCTGGAGCCCTGGCACCTGCTCATTGTGGCGATCGTGGTCATCGTTTTGTTCGGCTCGAAGAAACTCCCCGACACGGCACGTGCGCTCGGCAAATCGCTGCGGATCCTCAAGAGCGAGACCGCGGCGATGAAGACCGACGAGGTCGAGGAGCGCCGGGACACAGCCGCGTCCTGA
- a CDS encoding prolyl oligopeptidase family serine peptidase, with amino-acid sequence MGDVDKLVLIQSYGSWPSPITAALAAAHDGKPEYVGFVGDEAWWTEPRPAEGGRRALIRRHADGTEHTVLPAPWNVRSRVIEYGGQPWAGAGRPEGPHGPLVVFVDFADQRLYAYEPDAPGAVPRPLTPVSAVGDGLRWADPQIHLDRGEVWCVLEEFTGDGPTDVRRVAAAVPLDGSAAEDRGSVRELSDGRHRFVTGPRLSPDGRRAAWLAWDHPRMPWDGTELVVADVSADGTFSGARTAFGGPDESVAQVEWAPDGALVYSSDRSGWWNLYRVGPDGAPRPLCPREEEFGGPLWKIGHRWFAPLESGLIAVVHGVGATALGVLDPATGEVVDAAGPWTEWSPSLAVHGTRVVGIAASPRTGHEVVELDTCTGRARVVGAAHSDAVDPAYCPEPQIRTFAGPEGRDIHAHIYPPHSPTHAAPDDELPPYVVWAHGGPTGHSPLVLDLEIAYFTSRGIGVAEVNYGGSTGYGREYRNRLREQWGVVDVEDCAAVALALAAEGTADRDRLAIRGGSAGGWTTAASLTSTDVYACGTILYPILDLTAWGSGETHDFESQYLESLVGPLAEVPARYVERSPAEHAERLTAPFLLLQGLDDVICPPAQCERFLARLDGRRVPHAYIAFEGESHGFRRADTMIRVLESELSLYAQVFGLHPTGIPTLELSK; translated from the coding sequence ATGGGGGACGTGGACAAGTTGGTGCTGATCCAGAGTTACGGTTCGTGGCCGTCGCCGATCACGGCCGCGCTCGCCGCGGCGCACGACGGGAAGCCGGAGTACGTCGGCTTCGTCGGCGACGAGGCGTGGTGGACCGAACCCCGCCCGGCCGAGGGCGGCCGGCGGGCCCTGATCAGGCGGCACGCGGACGGCACGGAGCACACCGTGCTGCCCGCGCCGTGGAACGTGCGCAGCCGCGTCATCGAGTACGGCGGACAGCCGTGGGCCGGAGCCGGGCGCCCCGAAGGCCCGCACGGTCCGCTGGTGGTGTTCGTCGACTTCGCGGACCAGCGGCTCTACGCCTACGAGCCCGACGCCCCCGGCGCCGTGCCCCGCCCCCTCACGCCCGTCTCCGCGGTGGGGGACGGGCTGCGCTGGGCCGATCCGCAGATCCACCTCGACCGGGGCGAAGTCTGGTGCGTCCTGGAGGAGTTCACCGGGGACGGGCCGACCGACGTGCGCCGCGTCGCCGCCGCGGTGCCGCTCGACGGGAGCGCGGCCGAGGACCGCGGATCCGTGCGCGAACTCTCCGACGGTCGCCACCGGTTCGTCACGGGCCCCCGCCTCTCGCCCGACGGCCGCCGCGCCGCCTGGCTCGCCTGGGACCACCCGCGCATGCCGTGGGACGGCACGGAGCTGGTCGTCGCCGACGTGTCCGCCGACGGCACGTTCAGCGGGGCGAGGACGGCGTTCGGCGGGCCCGACGAGTCCGTCGCGCAGGTGGAGTGGGCGCCGGACGGCGCCCTCGTCTACTCCAGCGACCGCAGCGGCTGGTGGAACCTCTACCGCGTCGGCCCGGACGGCGCGCCGCGGCCCCTGTGCCCGCGCGAGGAGGAGTTCGGCGGACCGCTCTGGAAGATCGGCCACCGCTGGTTCGCCCCGCTGGAGAGCGGCCTGATCGCCGTCGTCCACGGCGTCGGCGCCACCGCGCTCGGCGTCCTCGACCCGGCGACCGGCGAGGTCGTGGACGCCGCCGGACCCTGGACCGAGTGGAGCCCCTCGCTCGCGGTGCACGGCACCCGCGTCGTCGGCATAGCGGCCAGCCCGCGCACCGGCCACGAGGTCGTGGAGCTCGACACGTGTACGGGCCGGGCGCGCGTCGTCGGCGCCGCGCACTCCGACGCCGTCGACCCCGCCTACTGCCCGGAGCCCCAGATCCGCACCTTCGCGGGCCCCGAGGGCAGGGACATCCACGCCCACATCTACCCGCCGCACAGTCCCACTCACGCCGCGCCCGACGACGAGCTGCCGCCCTACGTCGTGTGGGCACACGGCGGCCCCACCGGGCACTCGCCCCTCGTACTCGACCTGGAGATCGCCTACTTCACCTCGCGCGGCATCGGCGTCGCCGAGGTCAACTACGGCGGCTCCACCGGCTACGGCCGTGAGTACCGCAACCGCCTGCGCGAACAGTGGGGCGTCGTCGACGTCGAGGACTGCGCCGCCGTGGCGCTCGCGCTCGCCGCCGAGGGAACCGCCGACCGCGACCGGCTCGCGATCCGCGGCGGCAGCGCCGGGGGCTGGACCACGGCCGCCTCCCTGACCAGCACCGACGTCTACGCCTGCGGCACGATCCTCTACCCCATCCTCGACCTCACGGCCTGGGGCTCCGGCGAGACGCACGACTTCGAGTCCCAGTACCTGGAGTCGCTCGTCGGGCCGCTCGCCGAGGTGCCCGCGCGGTACGTCGAGCGCTCGCCGGCCGAGCACGCGGAGCGGCTCACCGCGCCGTTCCTGCTGCTCCAGGGGCTCGACGACGTGATCTGCCCGCCCGCGCAGTGCGAGCGGTTCCTCGCCCGCCTGGACGGCCGGCGCGTCCCGCACGCGTACATCGCCTTCGAGGGCGAGAGCCACGGGTTCCGGCGCGCGGACACCATGATCCGCGTCCTGGAGTCCGAACTCTCCCTGTACGCCCAGGTGTTCGGCCTCCATCCGACCGGGATTCCCACGCTGGAGCTGTCCAAGTGA
- a CDS encoding LCP family protein, with protein MAGTREQLSPPRRGGSARTAPRSRRPRRSRVRFTLAIALSLLVLLTGGAGWVYLKLGGDINTFSSDGISGDRPDADASKGENVLVIGSDARTGGNEALGGGDKGDIGRSDTAFLLHVYADHRNAVAVSVPRDTLVTIPPCKLPDGSWTRTRPDTMFNAAYSTGETARGNPACTQNTVEKLTGLRVDHTVVVDFKGFAALTDVVGGVEVCLPQPIHQRDLNPHRTTPGKLLFPRGEQKVSGQKALDYVRLRHGIGDGSDIGRIKRQQAFVGSLIKKVKSDGLTPTKLLPLANAATRSMTVDPGLGSADKLLSFAMSLKNIDLHNTKFVTIPWRYEGSRVAVVEPDADALWASLRDDRTIDGKDASGKKDARSSASPAPSAAPSPGDGIRVAVYNGTTVMGLAAQAARTLEDDGFTVTGTATASTQDQATTLIQYGPGEKARAGTLAQRFPGARLEESSTAGIKAILGQDYADHPSAAATASPAPPAIPSEVSDDARSADDNLCSNLSYG; from the coding sequence ATGGCAGGCACCCGTGAGCAGTTGTCACCCCCGCGCCGAGGAGGCAGCGCCAGGACCGCCCCACGCTCGCGGCGACCGAGGCGCAGCCGCGTGCGCTTCACGCTCGCGATAGCCCTGTCCCTGCTCGTCCTCCTGACCGGCGGCGCGGGCTGGGTGTACCTGAAACTCGGCGGCGACATCAACACGTTCAGCTCGGACGGCATCTCCGGCGACCGCCCGGACGCCGACGCGTCGAAGGGTGAGAACGTCCTCGTCATCGGCTCCGACGCGCGCACCGGCGGCAACGAGGCGCTGGGCGGCGGCGACAAGGGCGACATCGGCCGCTCGGACACGGCGTTCCTGCTGCACGTCTACGCCGACCATCGCAACGCCGTCGCGGTGTCGGTCCCGCGCGACACCCTCGTCACGATCCCGCCCTGCAAACTGCCCGACGGCAGCTGGACCAGGACGCGGCCCGACACGATGTTCAACGCCGCGTACTCGACCGGCGAGACCGCCCGCGGCAACCCCGCCTGCACGCAGAACACGGTGGAGAAGCTGACGGGCCTGCGCGTCGACCACACCGTCGTCGTGGACTTCAAGGGCTTCGCCGCCCTGACCGACGTCGTCGGCGGCGTGGAGGTGTGCCTCCCGCAGCCCATCCACCAGCGCGATCTCAACCCCCATCGCACGACCCCCGGCAAGCTCCTGTTCCCGCGCGGCGAACAGAAGGTCTCCGGGCAGAAGGCCCTCGACTACGTCCGCCTGCGTCACGGCATCGGCGACGGCTCCGACATCGGCCGCATCAAGCGACAGCAGGCCTTCGTCGGCAGCCTCATCAAGAAGGTCAAGAGCGACGGCCTGACACCCACGAAGCTCCTGCCGCTCGCGAACGCGGCCACGCGGTCGATGACCGTCGACCCCGGCCTCGGCTCCGCCGACAAGCTCCTCTCCTTCGCGATGTCCCTCAAGAACATCGACCTGCACAACACCAAGTTCGTCACCATCCCCTGGCGCTACGAGGGAAGCCGCGTCGCGGTCGTCGAACCGGACGCCGACGCCCTGTGGGCCTCGCTCAGGGACGACCGGACCATCGACGGGAAGGACGCCAGCGGCAAGAAGGACGCCCGGTCGAGCGCCTCCCCCGCGCCCTCCGCCGCACCGAGTCCGGGGGACGGTATCCGCGTCGCCGTCTACAACGGAACGACCGTCATGGGACTGGCCGCCCAGGCCGCGCGCACCCTGGAGGACGACGGGTTCACCGTCACGGGCACGGCGACGGCGTCCACCCAGGACCAGGCCACCACGCTGATCCAGTACGGCCCGGGCGAGAAGGCGCGAGCGGGCACGCTCGCCCAGCGGTTCCCGGGCGCCCGCCTGGAAGAGAGCTCGACCGCGGGCATCAAGGCGATCCTCGGGCAGGACTACGCGGACCATCCGTCGGCCGCCGCGACGGCGTCGCCGGCACCCCCCGCCATACCGTCCGAGGTCTCCGACGACGCCCGCTCCGCCGACGACAACCTGTGCTCGAACCTGTCCTACGGCTGA
- a CDS encoding ATP-binding SpoIIE family protein phosphatase, with protein sequence MHSGTGTAPQSPVPGRVPLAVVVVDASGRVSHWSTGARRLFGPAREDAVGRPATDLLPVSGALPEGLDSRAYEDESAYDGLGPDLESSLDGRASYPAAGRARLEAPGHERIDVLWWAYPLVGPGPEKLLVLAADAGRLHADDVPDGQPLERIAPGFALHTDFPGADELARGLPAILPSMSVGESARIVSQVLELGYPVLEFSLHDRVPVTADWGVPRRAERKARREEAARAAAAGLPAPRRAPDDEADDDAGDLEYAAVREHLEFLNEVSGRIGSSLDLSRTIIEVSRAVVPRFTDVAGTYLREQVVAGEGFPDGPPDATTMWHRVALEHTDEPGRWDDIVPVGESMPFPAHTPFFQCMTSGQPVLVPRITEEMGNAIASQFEKRDIRPLITDRSMLVVPLKARNVVLGFMILLRHRERPVFNDMDRVTGAELAARAGLVLDNARMYTYQESVAETLQDSMLPHIEPRMPGCDLATRYLPGTLLGRVGGDWFDSIKLPGSRTALVVGDVMGHGLNSAAMMGQLRTAVQTMAALDLPPAQLLRNLDDLAQRLGEHYLATCLYAVYDPIANELELANAGHIPPVLVRAEDGRSELLELPTGAPIGVGGVPFESVRVPMAPGDRLVMCTDGLVEVRGEDIGVGLATLCESAAHPAASMDAACDTIIRALNTRGGRKDDVALLMARLNGIAPEDVAHRNVAPEPAEVSRTRALVRDQLTAWGLGALTAPAELMVGELVTNAVRHARTRSVGVRLVRSGTLVCEVEDDDQRLPTLLNAGPGDEFGRGLRVVSALAREWGTSRTGSGKTVWFELALPRT encoded by the coding sequence ATGCACAGTGGCACCGGGACGGCCCCGCAGAGCCCCGTGCCCGGCCGGGTACCCCTGGCGGTCGTCGTGGTCGACGCGTCAGGACGCGTCTCGCACTGGAGCACCGGCGCGCGCCGCCTCTTCGGCCCCGCGCGCGAGGATGCCGTCGGCCGCCCCGCCACCGACCTGCTGCCCGTCTCCGGCGCACTGCCCGAAGGGCTCGACTCACGGGCGTACGAGGACGAGAGCGCGTACGACGGGCTCGGCCCGGACCTGGAGTCCTCGCTCGACGGGCGGGCCTCCTATCCCGCCGCGGGCCGCGCCCGCCTCGAAGCCCCCGGCCATGAGCGCATCGACGTCCTGTGGTGGGCCTACCCGCTCGTCGGCCCCGGGCCCGAGAAGCTCCTCGTACTCGCCGCCGACGCCGGCCGGCTGCACGCCGACGACGTGCCCGACGGGCAGCCGCTGGAGCGCATCGCGCCCGGCTTCGCGCTGCACACCGACTTCCCCGGAGCCGACGAGCTGGCCCGCGGACTCCCCGCCATCCTGCCCAGCATGAGCGTCGGCGAGAGCGCCCGCATCGTCTCCCAGGTGCTCGAACTCGGCTATCCCGTCCTGGAGTTCAGCCTCCACGACCGCGTGCCCGTCACCGCCGACTGGGGCGTGCCCCGGCGCGCCGAGCGCAAGGCCCGCAGGGAGGAGGCCGCCCGCGCGGCCGCCGCCGGACTGCCCGCACCGCGCCGCGCGCCCGACGACGAGGCGGACGACGACGCCGGCGACCTCGAGTACGCGGCCGTGCGCGAACACCTGGAGTTCCTCAACGAGGTGAGTGGACGCATAGGTTCGTCCCTCGACCTGTCCCGCACGATCATCGAGGTCAGCCGGGCCGTCGTGCCGCGCTTCACGGACGTCGCGGGCACGTATCTGCGCGAACAGGTCGTCGCGGGCGAGGGGTTCCCCGACGGCCCGCCCGACGCGACCACGATGTGGCACCGCGTCGCCCTGGAGCACACGGACGAGCCGGGCCGCTGGGACGACATCGTACCCGTCGGCGAGTCGATGCCGTTCCCCGCGCACACGCCGTTCTTCCAGTGCATGACCTCCGGGCAGCCCGTCCTCGTCCCGCGCATCACCGAGGAGATGGGCAACGCGATCGCGTCGCAGTTCGAGAAGCGCGACATCAGGCCCCTCATCACCGACCGTTCGATGCTGGTGGTGCCCCTGAAGGCGCGCAACGTCGTCCTCGGGTTCATGATCCTGCTGCGCCACCGGGAACGCCCGGTCTTCAACGACATGGACCGCGTCACCGGCGCCGAGCTCGCCGCCCGCGCGGGCCTCGTCCTCGACAACGCCCGCATGTACACGTACCAGGAGAGCGTCGCCGAGACCCTCCAGGACAGCATGCTGCCGCACATCGAGCCCCGCATGCCCGGCTGCGACCTCGCCACCCGCTACCTGCCCGGCACCCTGCTCGGCCGCGTCGGCGGCGACTGGTTCGACTCGATCAAACTCCCGGGCTCGCGCACGGCGCTCGTCGTCGGCGACGTCATGGGCCACGGCCTCAACTCGGCGGCGATGATGGGCCAGTTGCGCACCGCCGTCCAGACCATGGCCGCCCTCGACCTGCCACCGGCCCAGCTCCTGCGCAACCTGGACGACCTCGCCCAGCGCCTCGGCGAGCACTACCTCGCGACCTGCCTGTACGCGGTCTACGACCCCATCGCGAACGAGCTGGAGCTCGCCAACGCCGGGCACATCCCGCCGGTCCTCGTCCGCGCCGAGGACGGCCGCAGTGAACTGCTGGAACTGCCCACCGGCGCGCCCATCGGCGTCGGCGGCGTCCCCTTCGAATCGGTCCGCGTCCCGATGGCGCCCGGCGACCGGCTCGTGATGTGCACCGACGGCCTCGTCGAGGTGCGGGGCGAGGACATCGGTGTCGGCCTCGCCACCCTGTGCGAGTCCGCCGCCCACCCGGCGGCCTCCATGGACGCGGCCTGCGACACCATCATCAGAGCCCTGAACACCCGCGGCGGCCGCAAGGACGACGTCGCCCTCCTCATGGCCCGGCTCAACGGCATCGCGCCCGAGGACGTCGCCCACCGGAACGTGGCTCCCGAGCCCGCCGAGGTGTCCCGCACACGCGCCCTCGTCCGCGACCAGCTCACGGCCTGGGGTCTCGGCGCGCTCACCGCCCCCGCCGAACTCATGGTGGGGGAGCTCGTCACCAACGCCGTGCGGCACGCCCGCACCCGCAGCGTCGGGGTACGCCTGGTGCGCTCGGGGACCCTCGTGTGCGAGGTCGAGGACGACGACCAGAGGCTGCCCACGCTGCTCAACGCGGGCCCGGGCGACGAGTTCGGCCGTGGCCTGCGCGTCGTGAGCGCCCTCGCCAGGGAGTGGGGGACGAGCCGTACGGGTTCCGGGAAGACCGTGTGGTTCGAACTGGCGTTGCCACGAACGTAG
- a CDS encoding M55 family metallopeptidase: protein MKILISADMEGATGVTWPGDVLPGTPQWERCRSLFTSDVNAAVLGFFDGGADEVLINEAHWSMRNLLLEQLDERAEMITGRHKTLSMVEGVQHGDVDGIAFIGYHTGAGTEGVLAHTYLANSITGVWINGVRASEGLLNAHVVAEYGVPVVLVTGDDLTCDDALGYAPEARKVAVKDYVSRYAAVCRTPKRTAADIRAAAKEAAALAVRHEPVQGGPFTIELEFDAEHLSMAATVVPGVRRTGERRISYTNDNMYDGIRAFKAVTTIVSAAVEEQYG from the coding sequence ATGAAGATCCTCATCAGCGCCGACATGGAGGGCGCCACCGGCGTGACCTGGCCGGGGGACGTGCTGCCCGGCACCCCGCAGTGGGAGCGCTGCCGGTCCCTGTTCACCTCGGACGTCAACGCCGCCGTGCTCGGCTTCTTCGACGGGGGCGCCGACGAGGTGCTCATCAACGAGGCCCACTGGTCGATGCGCAACCTGCTCCTGGAGCAACTCGACGAGCGCGCGGAGATGATCACGGGCCGCCACAAGACGCTCTCCATGGTCGAGGGCGTCCAGCACGGTGACGTCGACGGCATCGCGTTCATCGGCTACCACACGGGCGCCGGCACGGAGGGCGTCCTCGCCCACACGTACCTCGCCAACTCCATCACCGGCGTCTGGATCAACGGCGTACGGGCGAGCGAGGGCCTGCTCAACGCGCACGTCGTCGCCGAGTACGGCGTACCCGTCGTCCTCGTCACCGGCGACGACCTCACCTGCGACGACGCGCTCGGCTACGCGCCCGAGGCCCGCAAGGTCGCGGTCAAGGACTATGTGTCCCGGTATGCGGCTGTCTGCCGTACGCCGAAGCGGACCGCCGCCGACATCCGGGCCGCGGCGAAGGAGGCGGCGGCACTCGCCGTGCGCCACGAGCCCGTCCAGGGCGGCCCGTTCACCATCGAGCTCGAGTTCGACGCCGAGCATCTTTCGATGGCCGCGACGGTGGTGCCCGGCGTCCGGCGCACCGGCGAACGCAGGATCTCCTACACGAACGACAACATGTACGACGGCATCCGCGCCTTCAAGGCGGTCACCACGATCGTCTCGGCCGCGGTGGAGGAACAGTATGGCTGA
- a CDS encoding M20/M25/M40 family metallo-hydrolase yields the protein MAEQAFQVDEQALDEVVTFTSELIRIDTTNRGGGDCQERPAAEYAAAKLAEAGLEPTLLERTKGRTNVVARIAGTDPSADAMLVHGHLDVVPAEAADWSVHPFSGEIRDGVVWGRGAVDMKNMDAMILAVVRQWARAGVRPRRDIVVAFTADEEASAEDGSGFLADRHAGLFEGCTEGISESGAFTFHDGYGKQIYPIAAGERGTGWLRLTARGKAGHGSKVNHANAVTRLAAAVARIGEHEWPVRLTPTVSAALTELAALYGIDAGVDSPDFSADELLAKLGPAAALVAPTVRNSANPTMLTAGYKINVIPGEATAHIDGRYLPGGEDEFRETLDRLTGPDVEWEFEHREVALQAPVDSPTFARMRSAVEEFAPEGHVVPYCMSGGTDAKQFSRLGITGYGFAPLKLPEGFDYQALFHGVDERVPVEALHFGVRVLDRFLRSA from the coding sequence ATGGCTGAGCAGGCATTTCAGGTGGACGAGCAGGCGCTCGACGAGGTCGTGACCTTCACGTCCGAGCTCATCCGTATCGACACCACCAACCGCGGCGGCGGCGACTGCCAGGAGCGCCCGGCCGCCGAGTACGCTGCCGCGAAGCTCGCCGAAGCGGGCCTGGAGCCGACCCTCCTCGAACGCACCAAGGGGCGCACGAACGTCGTCGCGCGCATCGCCGGTACGGACCCGTCCGCCGACGCGATGCTCGTCCACGGCCACCTCGACGTCGTTCCCGCGGAGGCCGCCGACTGGAGCGTGCACCCGTTCTCCGGGGAGATCCGCGACGGGGTCGTGTGGGGCCGCGGCGCCGTCGACATGAAGAACATGGACGCGATGATCCTCGCCGTCGTCCGGCAGTGGGCCCGCGCCGGTGTGCGCCCGCGCCGCGACATCGTCGTGGCCTTCACGGCCGACGAGGAGGCGAGCGCCGAGGACGGTTCCGGCTTCCTCGCCGACCGGCACGCCGGCCTCTTCGAGGGCTGCACCGAGGGCATCAGCGAATCGGGAGCCTTCACCTTCCACGACGGCTACGGCAAGCAGATCTACCCGATCGCGGCGGGCGAACGCGGCACGGGCTGGCTCCGGCTCACCGCCCGCGGCAAGGCGGGCCACGGCTCGAAGGTGAACCACGCCAACGCCGTCACCAGGCTCGCCGCCGCCGTCGCGCGGATCGGCGAGCACGAGTGGCCGGTGCGGCTCACGCCGACCGTGTCCGCCGCGCTGACCGAACTGGCGGCCCTGTACGGCATCGACGCCGGCGTGGACTCCCCGGACTTCTCGGCCGACGAGCTCCTCGCCAAGCTCGGCCCGGCCGCGGCGCTCGTCGCGCCGACCGTCCGCAACAGCGCCAACCCGACGATGCTGACCGCCGGATACAAGATCAACGTGATCCCCGGCGAGGCGACCGCGCACATCGACGGCCGGTATCTGCCGGGCGGCGAGGACGAGTTCCGCGAGACCCTCGACCGGCTCACCGGACCCGATGTGGAGTGGGAGTTCGAGCACCGCGAGGTCGCGCTCCAGGCGCCGGTCGACTCGCCGACGTTCGCGAGGATGCGCTCGGCGGTGGAGGAGTTCGCGCCAGAGGGGCACGTCGTGCCGTACTGCATGTCGGGCGGCACCGACGCCAAGCAGTTCTCGCGGCTCGGCATCACGGGCTACGGCTTCGCGCCGCTGAAGCTCCCCGAGGGCTTCGACTACCAGGCGCTCTTCCACGGTGTGGACGAGCGGGTCCCGGTCGAGGCGCTGCACTTCGGAGTCCGCGTGCTCGACCGCTTCCTGCGGTCCGCGTAG
- a CDS encoding S66 peptidase family protein, which yields MTSPTPLTRPARLAPGARVAVVAPSGPVPEDRLEAGLDILRGWDLEPVVEPQVRAVHDRFDYLAGTDAERAAGLQRAWCDPSVDAVLCARGGYGAQRMADLLDWDAMRAAGPKVFVGYSDITALHEAFAARLGLATLHGPMVAAADFLKSARAQEHLRATLFEPETVRTITAADGGRPLVGGTARGVTLGGCLCLLAADLGAPYARPSAAGGLLCLEDTGEETYRIDRYFTQLLRAGWLDGVSGILLGSWAECDAYDGLRALLVDRLGGLGVPVVEEFGFGHCEGALTIPFGIPGELDADARTLTLDVPALA from the coding sequence GTGACGTCACCGACACCGCTCACCCGCCCCGCACGCCTCGCCCCCGGGGCCCGCGTCGCCGTCGTCGCGCCCAGCGGGCCTGTGCCCGAGGACCGGCTCGAGGCAGGGCTCGACATCCTGCGCGGCTGGGACCTGGAGCCCGTCGTCGAGCCCCAGGTCCGCGCCGTGCACGACCGGTTCGACTACCTCGCGGGCACTGACGCCGAGCGCGCCGCCGGTCTCCAGCGGGCCTGGTGCGACCCGTCCGTCGACGCCGTCCTGTGCGCGCGGGGCGGATACGGCGCGCAGCGCATGGCCGACCTGCTCGACTGGGACGCGATGCGGGCCGCCGGGCCCAAGGTGTTCGTCGGGTACAGCGACATCACGGCGCTGCACGAGGCGTTCGCCGCCCGGCTCGGTCTCGCGACCCTGCACGGGCCGATGGTCGCGGCGGCCGACTTCCTCAAGAGCGCCCGCGCGCAGGAGCACTTGAGGGCCACGCTCTTCGAGCCGGAGACCGTACGGACGATCACGGCCGCGGACGGCGGGCGGCCGCTCGTGGGCGGCACCGCGCGCGGCGTCACGCTCGGCGGCTGCCTCTGTCTGCTCGCCGCCGACCTGGGTGCCCCGTACGCCCGTCCGTCGGCCGCGGGCGGGCTGCTGTGTCTGGAGGACACCGGCGAGGAGACGTACCGCATCGACCGCTACTTCACCCAACTCCTGCGTGCCGGCTGGCTGGACGGTGTCTCGGGGATCCTGCTCGGGTCCTGGGCCGAGTGCGACGCGTACGACGGGCTGCGCGCGCTGCTCGTCGACCGGCTCGGCGGGCTGGGGGTGCCCGTCGTCGAGGAGTTCGGCTTCGGTCACTGCGAGGGGGCGCTGACGATCCCGTTCGGCATTCCCGGTGAACTCGACGCGGACGCACGGACGTTGACCCTGGATGTGCCCGCGCTGGCCTGA
- a CDS encoding class I SAM-dependent methyltransferase — MSVTSRYKDAWESFWREAPGEPGGVFWDAEPDLTAAVHLALFEPHLTKGLPVVDLGCGNGTQTRFLADRYPRVVGADLSVAALDHARHADPAGRADFRQIDATEQTEAHRLHAELGDANVYMRGVLHQCESDDRQPLVDGIAALVGERGRAFVVELAEAARPVLMSLAQSPAGPPAKLAPVFAHGIAPGEVSDAAVPDHVRTAGLDVLASGELPLTTTEYTPDGTRIELPSRWLVVGRAH, encoded by the coding sequence ATGAGCGTGACGAGTCGGTACAAGGACGCCTGGGAGAGCTTCTGGCGCGAGGCTCCCGGCGAACCCGGCGGGGTCTTCTGGGACGCCGAGCCCGACCTCACCGCGGCTGTCCACCTCGCCCTGTTCGAGCCGCACTTGACGAAGGGCCTGCCCGTCGTCGACCTCGGCTGCGGGAACGGCACCCAGACCCGCTTCCTCGCCGACCGCTACCCGCGTGTCGTCGGCGCCGACCTCTCCGTCGCCGCCCTGGACCACGCCCGGCACGCCGACCCCGCGGGACGGGCCGACTTCCGGCAGATCGACGCCACCGAGCAGACCGAGGCACACCGGCTGCACGCCGAACTCGGCGACGCGAACGTGTACATGCGGGGCGTGCTGCACCAGTGCGAGTCCGATGACCGTCAGCCGCTGGTCGACGGCATCGCGGCGCTCGTCGGCGAGCGCGGCCGGGCCTTCGTCGTGGAGCTCGCCGAGGCGGCCCGGCCCGTCCTGATGTCTCTCGCGCAGAGCCCCGCGGGCCCGCCCGCGAAGCTGGCACCGGTCTTCGCCCACGGCATCGCGCCCGGCGAGGTGTCCGACGCGGCGGTCCCCGACCACGTACGGACCGCGGGTCTCGATGTGCTCGCGAGCGGCGAACTCCCGCTCACCACCACCGAGTACACACCCGACGGCACCCGCATCGAGCTCCCGTCACGATGGCTCGTCGTGGGGCGGGCACACTAG
- a CDS encoding GlsB/YeaQ/YmgE family stress response membrane protein, with translation MGIISWIILGLVAGVIAKVLLPGRDPGGLIGTTLIGVAGAFVGGWVSSRFFDRPIDNQFFDGPTWIAAIGGSLVLLIGYRVLFGNSRD, from the coding sequence GTGGGCATCATCAGCTGGATCATCCTCGGCCTCGTCGCCGGAGTCATCGCCAAGGTCCTGCTCCCCGGCCGCGACCCGGGCGGCCTGATCGGCACGACCCTCATCGGCGTCGCCGGCGCGTTCGTCGGCGGCTGGGTCTCGTCGCGGTTCTTCGACCGCCCGATCGACAACCAGTTCTTCGACGGGCCCACCTGGATCGCGGCCATCGGCGGCTCGCTCGTCCTGCTCATCGGCTACCGAGTCCTCTTCGGCAACTCGCGCGACTGA